From Antedon mediterranea chromosome 9, ecAntMedi1.1, whole genome shotgun sequence, a single genomic window includes:
- the LOC140059144 gene encoding NADH dehydrogenase [ubiquinone] 1 alpha subcomplex subunit 12-like, which translates to MAVAKFSYAAWARRFFEIIKFNGGAINSFVKLVRGEDLRIGTLVGEDQFGNKYYESDRYFVGRHRWVSYTRNRFWDYDSTQIPPEWHRWIHCMTDQPPSSNPLEKPKFYMEHTENFSGSNRRYVPYSTTPKKIHEWVPPKKS; encoded by the exons aTGGCTGTTGCAAAGTTTAGTTATGCAGCCTGGGCTCGCCGcttttttgaaataataaagtttaatgGTGGAGCTATTAACTCTTTTGTTAAACTCGTGAG AGGCGAAGATCTTCGAATTGGTACATTAGTTGGTGAAGACCAGTTTGGCAATAAATATTATGAAAGTGACCGGTATTTTGTAG gtcGTCATCGATGGGTGTCGTACACAAGGAACCGTTTCTGGGATTATGACAGCACACAAATACCTCCAGAATG GCACAGGTGGATCCACTGCATGACTGATCAGCCACCTTCATCAAATCCTCTCGAAAAGCCAAAGTTCTACATGGAGCACACCGAGAACTTCTCTGGATCCAATAGACGCTACGTACCGTACTCAACGACACCTAAGAAGATTCACGAATGGGTTCCCCctaaaaaatcataa
- the LOC140059143 gene encoding HAUS augmin-like complex subunit 7 yields the protein MAANLNSFHSFRTRLESLDCPYIEDVDDSWVTELLFQPGESRIRLLQWVFARLDPKLQEMMENSYAASDTRMDSRLQRLLVIASSLGLCKMDDIDLIRGAASSSRQNAFWDQLLDIVCINDASDDHRKHQLASPGMISETMPLQEQLHHDSNLMDSIAKMDSLSAMFETKMNILPPDLMRMINNTAKADGFADGERPLPPDLKKLQAVAAQLAMDLSAANTQLLHLTQNYNYQKDDDQVVSTVSETMKLILSELAQLITSFSYSFENEMRQWCNKAPPKLTQLGPTFKDVHSSLQQFSVILQGLATVRSSFTNLRSLSTSHATAIQDITPSMDEFALASQVVVESFRECIDIMEDSSIRHEGNWTQSTILNASVI from the exons ATGGCGGCAAATTTAAACAGTTTTCATTCTTTTCGTACACGATTAGAG AGTTTGGACTGCCCATACATTGAAGATGTGGATGATTCATGGGTTACTGAATTGTTATTTCAGCCTGGGGAATCAAGGATAAGACTGTTGCAATGGGTCTTTGCaag ACTTGACCCTAAGCTTCAGGAGATGATGGAAAATTCATATGCTGCATCGGACACTAGGATGGATTCCAGGCTTCAGA GATTGTTAGTTATAGCTTCATCCTTGGGTCTTTGTAAGATGGATGACATTGACCTAATAAGA GGAGCTGCATCATCATCGAGACAGAATGCATTCTGGGATCAGTTGTTGGATATTGTTTGTATCAACGACGCCTCAGATGATCACAGAAAGCATCAGCTTGCAAGCCCTGGTATGATTAG tgAGACGATGCCTTTGCAGGAACAACTACACCATGATAGCAACTTGATGGACTCCATAGCAAAGATGGACAGTCTGTCAGCGATGTTTGAGACTAAGATGAATATCCTGCCCCCTGACCTCATGCGTATGATTAACAACACGGCCAAAGCAGATGGATTTGCTGACGGTGAAAG GCCTCTTCCACCAGACCTAAAGAAGCTGCAAGCTGTTGCAGCCCAACTGGCTATGGATCTGTCTGCAGCCAACACGCAACTACTACACTTGACGCAAAAT TACAATTACCAGAAAGATGATGATCAGGTTGTAAGCACCGTCAGTGAAACGATGAAACTGATCCTCTCAGAGCTGGCGCAGTTAATCACAAGCTTCTCGTACTCGTTTGAGAACGAGATGAGACAGTGGTGCAATAAGGCACCACCGAAACTAACGCAGCTCGGCCCGACGTTCAAAGATGTGCATTCGTCACTTCAGCAGTTTTCAGTG ATTTTGCAAGGATTAGCCACAGTTCGAAGTTCATTTACAAACTTAAGAAGTCTGTCAACGAGTCATGCTACTGCAATTCAAGATATTACACCATCAATGGATGAATTTG CTCTTGCGAGCCAAGTTGTCGTGGAGAGTTTCCGAGAATGCATAGACATTATGGAGGATTCGTCGATTCGGCACGAAGGCAATTGGACGCAAAGCACCATCCTTAATGCGTCCGTCATCTAA
- the LOC140058377 gene encoding uncharacterized protein: protein MIYFLNFNMESESATIVDIQLEQKTPRCGKRKKTRRGRKRKLISVSQPEEAVSSTVLPTPTKNRRRGLAWKPNLRPLTIPAPRPDDFDPVEEWYRVPNTPTPAVPEPTTSDELISPSEYYLQMYGTDEIESSKVNFSLPLSPVFSDCHTLHSCRNLTSDGESCGQSSTTSKSDCESPIEERSRHLAIDKTSASNFDLENEQALLDDLHSMTRLQLIQKYFDLKTRLRSLEGEENATI from the coding sequence TATTGTGGACATTCAACTTGAGCAGAAAACTCCAAGATGCGGGAAGCGAAAGAAAACGAGAAGAGGACGCAAACGAAAACTCATTTCAGTATCGCAACCCGAGGAAGCTGTATCATCAACTGTTCTACCAACTCCAACAAAAAACAGAAGACGTGGTCTAGCATGGAAACCGAATCTCCGGCCGCTGACCATTCCAGCTCCACGTCCAGATGATTTTGACCCAGTGGAAGAATGGTATCGTGTACCGAATACACCAACTCCTGCTGTACCAGAACCAACTACCAGTGACGAACTAATTTCACCATCTGAATATTATCTTCAAATGTATGGTACAGATGAAATTGAATCATCAAAAGTTAATTTTTCGTTGCCGCTTAGTCCGGTATTTAGTGATTGCCATACGTTACATTCATGTAGGAACTTAACGTCAGATGGGGAATCGTGCGGTCAGTCATCAACAACATCAAAAAGCGATTGTGAATCTCCGATAGAAGAGCGTTCAAGACATCTCGCAATTGATAAAACTTCAGCGTCAAATTTTGATTTGGAAAACGAACAAGCACTATTGGACGATCTGCATTCAATGACAAGACTACAGTTAATACagaaatattttgatttgaaaaCGAGGTTACGTTCATTGGAAGGTGAAGAAAATGCGACAATCTAG